The following is a genomic window from Flavobacteriales bacterium.
TGGAGCTCGTCGCCGTGAACGACCTCACGGACACACGCACCCTGGCCCATCTGTACAAGTACGACTCGGTGCATGGCGTCAGTGCCGATCCGGTAGGCCATGACGAGGACCACCTGCACCTGGGAGGAAGGGCCATCAGGGCCTTCGCGGCCAAGGACCCTTCCGGACTGCCCTGGCGCGAACTGGCGGTGGATGTGGTGATCGAGAGCACCGGGCACTTCCTGACACGGGAGCTGGCCTCGGCCCACCTGAAGGCCGGCGCAGAACGGGTCATCCTATCGGCCCCGGCCAAGGATGCGGACATACCGAGCGTGGTGTTGGGCGTGAACGACCATATCCTGATCGGCGGGGAACCCATCATCAGCAACGCCAGCTGCACCACCAACTGCGCGGCACCCATGATCATGGGCATCCACGAGCTGTGCCACATCGAGGATGGGTTCATCACCACGGTGCACAGCTACACAGGCGACCAGCGGCTTCACGATGCGCCGCACAAGGACCTGCGGCGGGCCCGCGCGGCGGCGGTGAGCATGATCCCCACCACCACCGGGGCGGCCAAGGCCATCACACGCATCTTCCCCGAGCTGGATGGCCGCCTGGGGGGCGGTGGCATCCGGGTGCCTGTGCCGGACGGGTCGATCACGGACATCACCTGCATCGTGCGCGACCTCAAGCAGGCCGACGAGATCAACGCCTACTTCAGGCAGATGGCCGGTGGCCGGCTCAAGGGGATCCTTCGCTACACCGAGGACCCGATCGTGAGCGTGGACATCGTGGGCGATCCGCACAGCTGCATCTTCGACGCGCAGCTCACCAGCGTGGTGGGCAACATGGTGAAGGTGATGGGCTGGTACGACAACGAATACGGATACAGCTCCCGGCTGGTGGACCTGGTGGTGAAACTGGGGGGCCGTGTAAAATAGGCCGGGCCGCTTGCGTGGGTGGTGCGATGCGCGGTCCCGTGGATCCGTGGCGGACCGTCCCTCCTAGACCGCCGGCCCGCCCGTGATCCGCATATCCGCGCTCAGCGGCCCGTCACCGGACCGCTTCTTCAGCGCCAGCTCCTGGCCGTCGAAGGTGGCGTAGGTGAAGTGGCTGATCCAGTCACCGAGGTTCACATAGCGCGTACCGTGGGCCACCTCCATGTCGATCGGCAGGTGGCGGTGGCCGAAGATCATGTGGTCGAAGTGCTCGGTCCGCAGCCGTTCGCGGCAGTACTGCACGAGCCATTCCTTGTCCTCACCGAGCCAGCGCCGATCGTTCTCGTAGCTCTTCAGCCGGCTCCGGCCGCTCCAGAAGTCACCCAGCCACAGGGCGAAGTTGGGGTGCAGCCGGGCGAAGAGCCATTGGCACACCTGGTTTCGGAACACGCCCTTCAGGAACTTGTAGCCGTGGTCACCCGGGCCGAGCCCGTCGCCGTGTCCGATGAGAAAGCGCTTTCCGCTCCAGGTGCGCACGATGGGCTCGCGATGCACGGTCACTCCTGTTTCACCGGGCACATAGTCGAAGATCCACATGTCGTGGTTGCCGAGGTGCAGGTGCATGGGGATGCCCCGGTCGGTCAGATCGGCCATTTTACCCAGCAGCCGCACGTGCCCCCGGGGCACGGCCTTCCGCCATTCGAACCAGAAATCGAACAGGTCGCCCAGGAGGTGGATCTCCGCGGCATCCTTCGCCGCTTCATCCAGGAAGGCGCAGATGCGCTTCTCCCGGGCCAGGCTGGAGGCCGCGTCGGGCACACCGAGGTGGAAGTCGCTCAGGAAGTGGATCCTTTGGCCGGGCTTCATCCGTGTGCGAAGATCGCCGCAGGGATGATCGGTTGGTGCAAGTGGATGCGCATGGTCGAGGGCTCTCGCGGCCCTTGGTGAGTGCTCATGGCCGGATGGCCCGGATGAGCTCGAAGGGGTTGAGCTTCTCCAGCGCCAGCACGAAACGGATGCGTTCCGCGAAGTCCACCCCGCGCAGCTCCAGCTCATCGGCGATCTCGCGCGTGAAGACCAGCGGCAGCCACACCTCGGCCACGTCGCGCACGATGCGGATGCCGATCCCGGCTTCGGCGTGCATGCGCCATTTCTCCGTTCGGCCCGATGAGGTCACCTGCGTGTAGGGTGCCGCACCGGCACTGGCGTACACGCTCAGGGGGAGGATGAAGGGCATGTCCGCCTCCATGTTCAGCGCGGCGATCCAGCTGTCCGAGGTGCCCTGTGCGGTGGGTACCCGGAAGGCCCCCTGGTCCTTGGCCATCTGCTGGGCGGTGTTGCGGCCCACGTCCTGCCGGTCCATGAAGAGGTGGTCGAAGGTCATGTCGCTGGAGCCCCAGTGCAGGCGCCAGCCCATCTGCCGTTGCATCAGCCGGTCGTCGGTGCGCAGGAACTGGCCGACGAAGAGCCGGAAGGCCACGCGGTGCTTCCGGGTATCGTACACGAAGGCCTGTCGCGCCTCCAGCGCCAGCCGGGTGAACGCGGCGTGGTGCTGCACGTCAAGGCGGAGCGATCGGGGCAGGAGGGGCGCGCGGCCTTGGAGCCGGTAGCTCAGCTCGTGGTAGATGTCCTCGTTGGTCCGGTCGATCCTGAGCGTGTCGCCCTGCATGCCGCTGAGGGTCTCGCGGAGCATCACGGCCCGGTAGCCCACACTGTGCGCCGCCTGTCGCCGGCCGGGATCGCTGCGCAGGTCCACGGTGAGCTGGGGCGACAACCGCAGGTACCAGCGTTCCAATGGCGCGTCCACGAAGAGCGAGGCGCTTTGGGCGGTGAGGCCCACATGGATGTTGCCCACAGGACCGTGCGTCAGCCGGTCGTGGTGCCAGAAGAGCCTGGCTCCACCCACGGGCCGTTCGCTGCGGAAGCCGTACAGCGGTGCAAGACCCCATTCCACGCGCTGCATGGGGAAGGTGGCGTTGTGCAGGGCGATGCCGGCCATGAACCCGTCGTGGGCGTTCCACGCCAGCGCGGGGCTCAGCCATGTGCTGCGTCGGTCCTCGCGCTCGAGGCCCACGAGGGGCGCCAGCCGCGGAGCGGTCCATCGGCGGAAGAGCCCGTGCGCGCGCACGCCATTGTTGCGGCGGTCGATATCCAGCGTGCGTTCCACGGCGTCGATGCGGACGCGGTCCACATCGGGCCAGGGCAGCCTTACCTGTCGTGTGCTGTCCGGCTCCACCCAGAGCGTCCTGTGTACCTGATCGCCGGGGTCGGTCACCGGGAAGGGCATGTGCGATCCGCCCCGGATGGCGTAGCGGAGCACCCCGTCCTTGAGGCGGCGCGCCCGCACGTCCGCTTTGCGCGTCGAACCCAGCAGTTCGTCAAAGGCCCAGCCTAGTTCCTTGCCGCTCACCTCTTCGAACACCGCGCGCAGGTCCGCTGGCCCGGGGTGCCTGAAGCTCCACGCATCGAAGTAGGCGTGCAGGCAGCGGTCCATGAGGGCGGTGCCGAGGAACGCCTCCAGCTGGTCCATCACCAACGCGGTCCGCATGTACACCATGGTGCCGTAGTTGGTCGACGAGAAGCGCGAGGAAGGCAGGGATGCGGCCTGGTCCTGGTCGCGCCGGGTGTTCAGGCGCATCGCGAGCTCGTTCCGGGCGCGATGCGGATCGGTGTGATGTCGCATGAGCCGTGCTTCACCGGGGATGCCGAACGCACTTTCGGGACGGGGGTAACGGGCTCGCATGTAGCGCAGCTCCAGGTAGCTGTTCATGCCTTCATCGAGCCAGGGGTGCTCGCGTTCGTTGCTGGCTAGGATGCCTTGGAACCAGTTGTGCCCCACCTCATGGGCGATCACGTTATCCAGGCTTTCGGCGCTGCTCATGTTGCCGATGATGGTGATCATCGGGTATTCCATGCCGCCGCCCGCGCTGATGGTGCCGTCCACCGCGGTGCACGCCGCATACGGATAGTCTCCCACGGCCCGGCTGTAGTGCAGCAGCGCCTCCTGGATGTCGGTCACGGCGTTCTCCCAGAGCGCCGCGTTGCGGGGTGTGGAGAGCGCCCAGGTGGTGACGGTGCGGCCGCTGGTCGGAAGCAGGACCTCGCCTTTGCGCACCACGAACCGCTTGTCCGCGAACCACGCGAAGTCATGTACGCTGTCCTGAACGAATCGCAGTGTCTTCCACGTGTGGGCTGAGGGCGGGAAGGGCACGGCACCCTTCGGGCTCCTGCGCTCCGGGGCCGGACGTGCGGCCAGGGAATCCAACCACCGGTTCTCGTCCGCGTCCTGGAGCAGGCCTGTGGCGCCGACGATGTAGTTCGAGGGCAGGGTGATGGAGACCTCGTATCGGCCGAAGTCGGCGAAGAACTCGCCTTGGGTGAGGTAGGGCATGGCATGCCAGCCCTCCTGGTCGAACACCGCCGGTTTGGGATACCACTGGGTGATGTGATAGGCCTGGCCGGTGTGGCCCAGGCGCGAGAACCGCCCGTCGGGGACCTTCACCCGGAACGGGGTGTCCACGGTGATGGAGCGGCCGCCGGCCAGGGGCGTGGGCAGCTTGATCCAGCCGATGTCCGCATGCTGCGGATGATGGCCCCAGGCCAGCGCCCGGCCCTCCGAGCGGAAATCGAGGCTGTCGATGCCGCCACGGTCCTCGGCGCGCGCGAAATGGAGGTCGAGCTCGCCGGCCGCGTCCAGTTGTTGGCACAGTGCCGTGTGCCGGTCGGCGTATGCGTTCGGCCAGAGGTGCACCCACAGCGTGTCGAGGGCGACGGGGCTGTTGTTGTGGTAGGCGAAGCGTGCCAGTCCGTGCAGGACATGTTCCTGGTCGTCCAAGCGGACCGTGATCGCATGGTCGACGCGTTGCTGGAACGGGACCTGGCCGTAAGCGCAGAAGAACAGCGCGAACGCTGGGAGGAGAGATGCGTTGCGCATGGCGGATGCGCGGGTGGCCCTGTTCAACTGCCGAAGAGCTCCGCGAGGCGGCGTTCGAGCATCGCGCCGCGCAGGTTCTTGTCGATCACCTTGCCCTCACGGTCCACCAGCACGGTGAAGGGGATGCTGCTCACGCCGTATTCCTGCGCTGCGGCGTTGTTCCAGAAGCCGAGGTCGCTCACGTGCTTCCACGGCAGCCCGTCCTGCTGGATCGCGGCCACCCAGGCCTCCTTGGTGCGGTCGAGGCTCACACCGAGGATCTCGAAACCCTTGCCGTGGAAGCGGTCGTAGACCTTCTTCACGTTGGGGTTCTCCATGCGGCAGGGTTTGCACCAGCTCGCCCAGAAGTCGATGAGGACCACCTTGCCGCGCAGGTCGCTCAGCTTAACGGTCCGCCCGTCCGGAGTTTGTTGCGCGATCTCCGGCGCCATGCCGCCCACGGGGATCAGGTTGCTCAGCCGCTGCATCTCGGCCTCCTGCTGCTTCATCGCCTGGGCCTGCTTCTCCATGCGGTCCACTTGATCACGGAATGCGGTGAAGAAGCCGGAGCGTCCCATGCTTCCGCGTAGCTGGTCGCGGACCAGTTTGTAGGTGTCGATATCCTGCTGGATGTTCAGCTTGCTCACCGCGCTCAGCTGCAGGGGCGAGCCGGGGTGCCCATTGATGGCGTCCTTGCATAGGGTGTAGTAGGCCTCGTTCACCTCGTTCAGGGCGCTCACGGTGGTGCTGTCGCCGGCGCCCTGGGCCATAAGCTTGCGGAGGGAATCGATGCGCTGTTCATGCACGGTGGCCTCTCGATAGAAGGCATGCAGGTCCTGGGTGTGCTTCGAGCCGTCCAACACCGACGGGCGGGCGAGCTCACCGGCCTTGGCCTCCACCCTCAGCGTCTCGGCGCTGTCCAGGGCCACGATCAGCGCGTCGCGATCATCGAGCGCGATGCGGTAGAAGTCCAGCGGAAGCGCCGGCACGCGCAGGCTGCCCTTGCCATCGGCGGACAGCACCACGGAGTCCACGCGCACCGGTCGGTTGTTCTCG
Proteins encoded in this region:
- the gap gene encoding type I glyceraldehyde-3-phosphate dehydrogenase, encoding MKPVRVAINGFGRIGRVTARLLLQRNDLELVAVNDLTDTRTLAHLYKYDSVHGVSADPVGHDEDHLHLGGRAIRAFAAKDPSGLPWRELAVDVVIESTGHFLTRELASAHLKAGAERVILSAPAKDADIPSVVLGVNDHILIGGEPIISNASCTTNCAAPMIMGIHELCHIEDGFITTVHSYTGDQRLHDAPHKDLRRARAAAVSMIPTTTGAAKAITRIFPELDGRLGGGGIRVPVPDGSITDITCIVRDLKQADEINAYFRQMAGGRLKGILRYTEDPIVSVDIVGDPHSCIFDAQLTSVVGNMVKVMGWYDNEYGYSSRLVDLVVKLGGRVK
- a CDS encoding UDP-2,3-diacylglucosamine diphosphatase, with protein sequence MKPGQRIHFLSDFHLGVPDAASSLAREKRICAFLDEAAKDAAEIHLLGDLFDFWFEWRKAVPRGHVRLLGKMADLTDRGIPMHLHLGNHDMWIFDYVPGETGVTVHREPIVRTWSGKRFLIGHGDGLGPGDHGYKFLKGVFRNQVCQWLFARLHPNFALWLGDFWSGRSRLKSYENDRRWLGEDKEWLVQYCRERLRTEHFDHMIFGHRHLPIDMEVAHGTRYVNLGDWISHFTYATFDGQELALKKRSGDGPLSADMRITGGPAV
- a CDS encoding M1 family metallopeptidase, with product MRNASLLPAFALFFCAYGQVPFQQRVDHAITVRLDDQEHVLHGLARFAYHNNSPVALDTLWVHLWPNAYADRHTALCQQLDAAGELDLHFARAEDRGGIDSLDFRSEGRALAWGHHPQHADIGWIKLPTPLAGGRSITVDTPFRVKVPDGRFSRLGHTGQAYHITQWYPKPAVFDQEGWHAMPYLTQGEFFADFGRYEVSITLPSNYIVGATGLLQDADENRWLDSLAARPAPERRSPKGAVPFPPSAHTWKTLRFVQDSVHDFAWFADKRFVVRKGEVLLPTSGRTVTTWALSTPRNAALWENAVTDIQEALLHYSRAVGDYPYAACTAVDGTISAGGGMEYPMITIIGNMSSAESLDNVIAHEVGHNWFQGILASNEREHPWLDEGMNSYLELRYMRARYPRPESAFGIPGEARLMRHHTDPHRARNELAMRLNTRRDQDQAASLPSSRFSSTNYGTMVYMRTALVMDQLEAFLGTALMDRCLHAYFDAWSFRHPGPADLRAVFEEVSGKELGWAFDELLGSTRKADVRARRLKDGVLRYAIRGGSHMPFPVTDPGDQVHRTLWVEPDSTRQVRLPWPDVDRVRIDAVERTLDIDRRNNGVRAHGLFRRWTAPRLAPLVGLEREDRRSTWLSPALAWNAHDGFMAGIALHNATFPMQRVEWGLAPLYGFRSERPVGGARLFWHHDRLTHGPVGNIHVGLTAQSASLFVDAPLERWYLRLSPQLTVDLRSDPGRRQAAHSVGYRAVMLRETLSGMQGDTLRIDRTNEDIYHELSYRLQGRAPLLPRSLRLDVQHHAAFTRLALEARQAFVYDTRKHRVAFRLFVGQFLRTDDRLMQRQMGWRLHWGSSDMTFDHLFMDRQDVGRNTAQQMAKDQGAFRVPTAQGTSDSWIAALNMEADMPFILPLSVYASAGAAPYTQVTSSGRTEKWRMHAEAGIGIRIVRDVAEVWLPLVFTREIADELELRGVDFAERIRFVLALEKLNPFELIRAIRP
- a CDS encoding TlpA family protein disulfide reductase; translated protein: MNRMFRHPLLPLLALALAACSGGGGGRSVDLAIEGGGGRTVFFDRFENNRPVRVDSVVLSADGKGSLRVPALPLDFYRIALDDRDALIVALDSAETLRVEAKAGELARPSVLDGSKHTQDLHAFYREATVHEQRIDSLRKLMAQGAGDSTTVSALNEVNEAYYTLCKDAINGHPGSPLQLSAVSKLNIQQDIDTYKLVRDQLRGSMGRSGFFTAFRDQVDRMEKQAQAMKQQEAEMQRLSNLIPVGGMAPEIAQQTPDGRTVKLSDLRGKVVLIDFWASWCKPCRMENPNVKKVYDRFHGKGFEILGVSLDRTKEAWVAAIQQDGLPWKHVSDLGFWNNAAAQEYGVSSIPFTVLVDREGKVIDKNLRGAMLERRLAELFGS